Proteins encoded within one genomic window of Kiloniellales bacterium:
- a CDS encoding heme-binding protein → DPRVRIVELPAQTVATLRFTGLRGEERVAAKKEALLMRLGSSVWEASGEPVAFFYDPPWTLPFLRRNEVAVTVVGRAS, encoded by the coding sequence GATCCGCGCGTCAGGATCGTGGAACTGCCGGCGCAGACCGTCGCGACTCTGCGCTTCACCGGTTTACGGGGCGAGGAACGGGTGGCCGCCAAGAAAGAAGCGCTGCTAATGCGGCTCGGCAGCTCCGTCTGGGAAGCGTCGGGCGAGCCTGTCGCCTTCTTCTACGACCCGCCCTGGACCTTGCCTTTTCTCCGGCGCAACGAAGTCGCTGTAACCGTGGTCGGCCGGGCGTCCTAA